From one Triticum urartu cultivar G1812 chromosome 3, Tu2.1, whole genome shotgun sequence genomic stretch:
- the LOC125542276 gene encoding paired amphipathic helix protein Sin3-like 3, whose translation MKRSREDALAAAGSQPSKRITTSSAAVARSDPSPPQPMPPAGSGSALVPAPPPQAVAAVPTQPSGGSGAATAAAAAAAGQKLTTNDALVYLKAVKDKFQDNRAKYEEFLEVMRDFKSERIDTNGVIIRVKTLFNGYPELILGFNTFLPKGFAIRLQQDEKKPVDFAEAINFVNKIKSRFQRDEHVYKSFLDILNMYRKDNKSIQDVYHEVAVLFSNHKDLLEEFQHFLPDTSVSPQAGAAPRGGLVKREALMPPASRGHIEKPRAFPSHTDRDASVDRPDVDHDRQRQREKNKERKAERDRRDYDRDEKDVEQDSKEVDVGQRKRKPFPSANLAGAEAHQGGHPEIHGINSASASSYDNKDALKSGYTQEFHFCEKVKEKLEYDAYQEFLKCLHIYSQEIITRSELKNLVSDILQHYPDLMDGFNEFLEHCENIDGFLAGVFSKKQPGRLIKTEDKERDKEHEREDRNRDRDKEREKERERLHPKEGPSQKPSIVKEKYLCKPISELDLSNCQRCTPSYRLLPKNYPMPPAGNKTDLGATVLNDHWVSVTSGSEDYSFKHMRKNQYEESLFRCEDDRFELDMLLESVNAATKRVEELIEKMQDNSVKPESPIRIDEHLTPLNLRCIERLYGDHGLDVMDVLRRNASVALPVILSRLKQKQEEWSRCRSDFNKVWADIYAKNYHKSLDHRSFYFKQQDSKNLSTKSLLTEIKEINEKKRKEDDVLIAIAAGNRRPIVPNMSFEYVDANIHDDLYKIVKYSCGEVCGSDQLDKVMRIWTTFLEPILGIPSRSHGAVDADLTKPKNGITKSGIANVGESNASPDGVAAQQGHGDESMQQEQAPSAVARLSRLAKGVAADSQNGSHDADRTARRDEEASNAALNEVSAVSTQNMPTERSAGQHSHMKGNSETTPGVNASKSSHAGVSMAAGARAGHEVLPSTEGGETGKSGSSLNGGATSEGNKGRLFNEAAASHNTSKVEREEGELSPNGDFEEDNFVPFEDGASKTKEGSTSRTFKVRPGQVEPHAEAAGENDADDEESTQRSTEDSENASEAGEDASGSESGDGEHGSPEDHDEEEDMDHDQDPKAESEGEAEGTTETHDVEGGMSLLGISLPSSERFLYSAKPLAKHVPTSLHGREDRSSHVFYGNDSFYILFRLHQMLYERLLSAKTNSSSAEKKWRTSKDTNPPDLYARFIKALYNLLDGTSDNTKFEDDCRAIIGTQSYVLFTLDKLIYKVVKQLQAIATDEMDSKLLQLYMYEKSRSPGRFFDLVYHENARVLLHDESMYRFECCSSPMRVSIQLMEYGHEKPEVTAVSIEPNFASYLFSEYLSNSSGTMLPEGVFLGRNKRKHSNDGEPSDSLKAMDGIKVANGLECKISCKTSKVSYVLDTEDFLFRLRKRRRLSPGGNVADKSPTSKKYDAKVQRFHLFLSKP comes from the exons ATGAAGCGCTCCAGGGAGGACGCGCTCGCCGCCGCCGGGTCGCAGCCCAGCAAGCGCATCACCACCAGCAGCGCCGCCGTCGCTCGATCCGATCC GTCGCCGCCGCAGCCCATGCCTCCGGCGGGGTCGGGGTCGGCCCTGgtgccggcgccgccgccccaggccgtGGCCGCCGTGCCGACGCAGCCCTCCGGCGGGTCTGGGGCCGCCACTGCTGCCGCGGCTGCCGCCGCCGGCCAGAAGCTGACGACCAACGACGCCCTCGTCTACCTCAAGGCCGTCAAGGACAAGTTCCAGGACAACCGCGCCAAGTACGAGGAGTTCCTCGAGGTCATGCGCGACTTCAAGAGCGAGAG GATCGACACCAACGGGGTGATTATCCGCGTGAAGACCCTCTTCAACGGGTACCCCGAGCTGATCCTGGGATTCAACACCTTCTTGCCCAAGGGCTTTGCAATCAGGCTGCAGCAGGATGAGAAGAAGCCTGTGGATTTCGCGGAGGCTATCAACTTCGTGAACAAGATTAAG AGTCGGTTCCAGCGCGACGAGCATGTCTACAAGTCTTTCCTGGACATCCTCAACATGTACCGCAAGGATAACAAGTCCATCCAAGATGTTTACCATGAG GTTGCTGTGCTGTTCAGCAACCACAAAGACTTGCTCGAAGAATTCCAGCACTTCTTGCCTGATACCTCGGTGTCTCCGCAAGCAGGGGCCGCTCCAAGAGGCGGCTTAGTTAAGCGGGAAGCTCTAATGCCCCCTGCTAGTAGGGGTCACATTGAAAAG CCTAGGGCTTTTCCGTCTCATACCGACCGTGACGCCAGTGTCGATCGTCCTGACGTGGACCATGATCGCCAAAGACAACGGGAGAAGAACAAGGAACGCAAGGCAGAAAGAGATAGAAGAGATTATGATAGAGATGAGAAGGATGTTGAACAAGACAGCAAAGAGGTGGATGTTGGCCAGCGTAAGCGCAAACCTTTTCCAAGCGCAAACCTTGCAGGTGCTGAGGCACACCAAGGAGGCCACCCTGAGATTCATGGAATTAATAGTGCCTCTGCCTCATCGTATGATAACAAGGACGCGTTAAAGA GTGGATACACACAGGAGTTCCATTTCTGCGAAAAAGTCAAGGAGAAGCTGGAATATGATGCTTACCAGGAGTTCTTGAAATGCCTTCACATCTACAGCCAGGAAATTATTACGAGAAGTGAACTGAAGAACTTG GTGAGCGATATACTACAACACTACCCAGATCTTATGGATGGATTTAATGAATTCTTGGAACATTGTGAAAATATAG ATGGATTTCTGGCTGGAGTCTTCAGTAAAA AGCAACCTGGAAGGCTAATTAAAACAGAGGATaaagaaagggataaggagcatGAGAGGGAGGATAGGAACAGAGACCGGGACAAGGAAAGAGAAAAGGAACGGGAAAGGCTGCATCCAAAGGAAGGTCCTAGCCAGAAACCCTCGATTGTCAAAGAGAAGTATCTATGCAAACCAATATCAGAGCTTGATCTCTCAAATTGTCAGCGATGCACTCCAAGTTACCGGCTTCTACCTAAAAAT TACCCAATGCCTCCGGCAGGCAACAAGACTGATCTTGGTGCCACGGTTCTTAATGATCACTGGGTGTCAGTGACATCAGGGAGTGAAGACTATTCGTTTAAGCACATGCGCAAGAATCAGTATGAAGAAAGTTTATTTAGATGCGAAGATGACAG GTTCGAGTTGGATATGCTGTTGGAGTCAGTTAATGCAGCAACTAAGCGCGTCGAGGAGTTGATAGAAAAAATGCAAGATAACTCAGTAAAACCAGAAAGCCCAATACGCATCGATGAGCACTTAACTC CTTTGAATCTAAGGTGCATTGAACGGTTATATGGTGACCATGGTCTGGATGTGATGGACGTTCTTCGAAGAAATGCTAGTGTTGCGCTGCCAGTTATCTTATCTAGGCTAAAACAAAAGCAGGAGGAATGGTCAAGGTGTCGATCAGATTTCAACAAGGTTTGGGCTGACATTTATGCCAAAAATTACCACAAGTCACTTGATCATCGCAGTTTCTATTTCAAGCAGCAAGACTCGAAGAATCTCAGCACAAAAT CTCTATTGACCGAGATTAAAGAAATTAATGAGAAGAAAAGAAAGGAAGACGATGTCCTCATTGCTATTGCTGCTGGAAATAGGCGGCCTATAGTTCCCAACATGTCATTTGAGTATGTAGATGCAAATATCCACGACGATCTTTATAAGATCGTGAAGTACTCGTGTGGAGAAGTCTGTGGCTCGGACCAACTGGACAAAGTGATGAGGATTTGGACAACTTTTCTGGAGCCTATTTTGGGCATTCCGTCTCGATCCCACGGCGCCGTGGATGCAGATCTAACTAAACCCAAGAATGGCATCACAAAATCTGGTATTGCAAATGTGGGGGAAAGCAATGCTTCTCCTGATGGAGTTGCTGCCCAGCAAGGCCATGGTGATGAAAGCATGCAACAGGAACAAGCACCATCAGCTGTGGCTAGATTGTCTAGGTTAGCGAAAGGAGTTGCAGCAGACTCCCAAAATGGTTCCCATGATGCAGATCGAACTGCTCGTAGAGATGAGGAAGCATCAAATGCTGCACTAAATGAAGTATCTGCAGTAAGCACCCAGAACATGCCTACCGAGAGATCAGCAGGACAACATAGCCATATGAAGGGAAACTCTGAAACCACGCCAG GAGTGAATGCATCTAAAAGTTCACATGCTGGAGTTAGTATGGCTGCCGGTGCCAGGGCTGGCCATGAAGTATTACCATCTACTGAG GGTGGAGAGACTGGCAAGTCAGGATCATCTTTAAATGGTGGGGCTACCAGCGAGGGTAACAAAGGGCGCCTATTTAATGAAGCTGCTGCGTCCCACAATACATCGAAAGTTGAACGAGAAGAAGGTGAATTATCGCCTAATGGAGATTTTGAAGAGGACAATTTTGTGCCTTTCGAAGATGGCGCATCTAAAACAAAGGAAGGTTCTACAAGCAGAACATTCAAGGTTAGACCTGGTCAAGTGGAGCCTCATGCCGAGGCAGCCGGCGAGAACGATGCTGATGATGAGGAAAGCACTCAAAGGTCTACCGAGGACAGTGAGAATGCTTCTGAGGCCGGTGAAGATGCATCAGGAAGTGAATCTGGTGATGGCGAGCACGGTTCTCCCGAAGATCATGATGAGGAAGAAGATATGGATCATGATCAGGATCCGAAGGCAGAAAGTGAGGGTGAGGCAGAGGGGACAACTGAGACCCATGACGTTGAAGGAGGAATGTCATTACTCGGAATATCATTGCCTTCATCCGAACGCTTTCTGTACTCGGCTAAACCACTGGCCAAGCATGTTCCCACATCTTTACATGGTCGGGAAGATAGATCGTCACATGTATTTTATGGGAATGATTCATTTTACATCTTGTTCAGGCTGCACCAG ATGCTGTACGAACGACTGCTTTCAGCAAAGACAAACTCTTCGAGTGCTGAAAAGAAATGGAGAACCTCCAAGGATACAAACCCCCCTGACCTATATGCAAG GTTCATAAAGGCACTCTACAACTTGCTTGATGGCACTTCTGATAATACCAAATTTGAGGATGACTGCCGTGCTATTATTGGGACCCAGTCATACGTTCTCTTTACTTTGGATAAACTGATATACAAAGTTGTGAAGCAG CTTCAAGCTATAGCGACAGATGAAATGGACAGCAAGCTTCTCCAGCTTTATATGTATGAGAAGTCAAGATCCCCTGGGAGGTTCTTTGATCTGGTCTATCATGAAAACGCCCGTGTCCTGCTCCATGATGAGAGCATGTATCGATTCGAATGT TGCTCAAGTCCAATGAGGGTGTCTATTCAGCTGATGGAATATGGTCATGAGAAGCCTGAGGTGACTGCGGTATCCATTGAGCCAAATTTTGCCTCTTATCTTTTCAGCGAGTATCTGTCAAATTCGTCAGGCACGATGCTGCCTGAAGGTGTCTTCCTTGGAAG GAACAAGCGGAAACATTCAAATGACGGCGAGCCTTCAGATTCGTTGAAGGCCATGGATGGTATCAAAGTTGCTAATGGTCTTGAATGCAAGATATCCTGCAAGACCTCTAAG GTCTCCTATGTCCTTGACACCGAAGATTTCTTGTTTCGGTTGAGAAAGAGGAGGAGGCTTTCACCCGGTGGAAATGTGGCCGACAAGTCGCCGACCTCCAAAAAATATGATGCAAAAGTGCAGCGCTTTCATTTATTTCTATCCAAGCCTTAA
- the LOC125542277 gene encoding uncharacterized protein LOC125542277 isoform X1, producing the protein MMRPWRHRHAEILNIHRGNGATMPGADEAFPAESRTTLFFGAVTSKSEPLTFEESLRFVKKVKARNYMLYLSLFDILGRTELSQLEAYQTLQLLFRDHPDLHEGLEKFRPPMPTKHAAANSNLWPWVFACAAVPLVAMSLIPALGNPVLWLVQQTLGEKMRAA; encoded by the exons ATGATGAGGCCGTGGCGGCATCGGCATGCGGAGATCCTCAACATTCATCG AGGCAACGGAGCTACTATGCCTGGAGCAGATGAGGCGTTTCCGGCAGAGTCGAGAACGACGCTGTTCTTTGGGGCTGTGACATCTAAATCGGAGCCGCTGACCTTTGAAGAGTCCCTCAGATTTGTCAAGAAAGTGAAG GCTCGCAACTACATGCTGTACCTGTCGCTGTTCGACATCCTGGGCAGGACGGAGCTGTCCCAGCTGGAGGCCTACCAAACA CTGCAGCTGCTGTTCCGCGACCACCCGGACCTGCACGAAGGGCTCGAGAAGTTCAGGCCCCCGATGCCCACGAAGCACGCCGCGGCGAACAGCAACCTCTGGCCGTGGGTTTTCGCGTGCGCCGCCGTCCCGCTGGTCGCAATGAGCCTGATCCCGGCGCTGGGGAACCCGGTGCTGTGGCTCGTCCAGCAGACGCTCGGCGAGAAGATGAGGGCTGCGTGA
- the LOC125542277 gene encoding uncharacterized protein LOC125542277 isoform X2, with amino-acid sequence MPGADEAFPAESRTTLFFGAVTSKSEPLTFEESLRFVKKVKARNYMLYLSLFDILGRTELSQLEAYQTLQLLFRDHPDLHEGLEKFRPPMPTKHAAANSNLWPWVFACAAVPLVAMSLIPALGNPVLWLVQQTLGEKMRAA; translated from the exons ATGCCTGGAGCAGATGAGGCGTTTCCGGCAGAGTCGAGAACGACGCTGTTCTTTGGGGCTGTGACATCTAAATCGGAGCCGCTGACCTTTGAAGAGTCCCTCAGATTTGTCAAGAAAGTGAAG GCTCGCAACTACATGCTGTACCTGTCGCTGTTCGACATCCTGGGCAGGACGGAGCTGTCCCAGCTGGAGGCCTACCAAACA CTGCAGCTGCTGTTCCGCGACCACCCGGACCTGCACGAAGGGCTCGAGAAGTTCAGGCCCCCGATGCCCACGAAGCACGCCGCGGCGAACAGCAACCTCTGGCCGTGGGTTTTCGCGTGCGCCGCCGTCCCGCTGGTCGCAATGAGCCTGATCCCGGCGCTGGGGAACCCGGTGCTGTGGCTCGTCCAGCAGACGCTCGGCGAGAAGATGAGGGCTGCGTGA